From Streptomyces sp. CMB-StM0423, a single genomic window includes:
- a CDS encoding CBS domain-containing protein, with translation MQHRKVSDLMTRDVVSARYDTPFQEVARLLTENEIAALPVVDSGGRPVGVVSEADLLRKASDRPGTGGRVPLPPLEAWERAKAEGARAEELMSAPAVCARPDWNVVEAAQLMEVQHIKRLPVVDDVDRLLGIISRRDLLQIFLRKDDAVREEIEHDVLHDTVGLAPDQVSVGVEGGRVTLQGLVESRSLIPIIVRLCNSVDGVVGVTDRLSFRVDDVGRTPLRAA, from the coding sequence ATGCAGCACCGCAAGGTCAGCGATCTGATGACGCGGGATGTCGTCAGCGCCCGTTACGACACGCCGTTCCAAGAAGTCGCCCGCCTGCTGACGGAGAACGAGATCGCCGCGCTCCCCGTGGTCGACAGCGGTGGCCGGCCCGTCGGCGTGGTGTCGGAAGCCGATCTGCTGCGTAAAGCCAGTGACCGGCCCGGAACCGGCGGACGGGTCCCCCTGCCCCCTCTCGAAGCGTGGGAACGCGCCAAGGCGGAAGGTGCCCGTGCCGAGGAGCTGATGTCCGCCCCCGCCGTCTGCGCCCGCCCCGACTGGAACGTCGTCGAAGCCGCTCAGCTCATGGAGGTGCAGCACATCAAGCGACTGCCGGTGGTGGACGACGTCGACCGGCTGCTCGGCATCATCAGCCGGCGGGACCTCCTACAGATATTCCTCCGCAAGGACGACGCCGTCCGGGAGGAGATCGAGCACGACGTCCTGCATGACACCGTCGGCCTGGCACCCGACCAGGTGTCGGTCGGTGTGGAAGGCGGTCGGGTGACGCTGCAGGGACTGGTGGAGAGCAGGAGCCTGATCCCGATCATCGTGCGGCTCTGCAACTCCGTGGACGGCGTGGTCGGCGTCACGGACCGCCTGTCCTTCCGGGTGGACGATGTCGGCCGCACTCCGCTCCGGGCCGCCTGA
- a CDS encoding GAF domain-containing sensor histidine kinase has protein sequence MSPYRRRPGELIRRREPPRFTERWLEATADVTAGLLSGLEEPAVLEMIVERARRILRTDLGVLALAEGGSGRLRVALASGAEAETYQGVLLPRRGSFAGAAAEAGRPITSTDLSRDPRITAGSPGVRRPGPAVAVPMVAEEGVRGVLLLARSDPLDVFTEVETGPLLAFAGQAAIAMELADRRRDAEQVALLKDRDRIARDLHDLAIQRLFATGISVQSALRFVEHEEARARLMRAVDDLDETTRIIRSTIFGLRTGRETAGGGLRAHVVRAVEDAVPVLGFTPSLRLEGLIDTDVPADVADEVRAVLGEALTNVGRHARATAAEVVLTVTDGTATLSVRDDGVGMPRGGRRSGLANLADRAEKLGGRFSVTAPREGGTCVTWSVPLTRR, from the coding sequence GTGAGCCCTTACAGGCGTCGGCCGGGCGAGCTGATACGTCGGCGGGAACCGCCGCGGTTCACCGAACGCTGGCTTGAGGCCACCGCGGACGTCACTGCCGGCCTGCTCTCCGGGCTGGAGGAACCCGCCGTCCTGGAGATGATCGTCGAGCGCGCCCGCCGCATTCTGCGGACGGATCTCGGAGTCCTCGCCCTGGCCGAGGGCGGCTCAGGGCGTCTGCGGGTGGCGCTGGCCTCGGGCGCGGAGGCGGAGACGTACCAGGGCGTGCTCCTGCCCCGCCGCGGATCGTTCGCCGGAGCTGCCGCCGAGGCCGGGAGACCGATCACGAGCACCGACCTCTCCCGTGATCCGCGGATCACCGCGGGGTCGCCCGGTGTGCGGAGACCGGGACCGGCGGTGGCCGTCCCCATGGTCGCCGAGGAGGGGGTCAGGGGCGTGCTCCTGCTCGCGCGCAGCGATCCGCTCGATGTGTTCACCGAGGTGGAGACCGGTCCGCTGCTCGCCTTCGCGGGGCAGGCCGCAATCGCCATGGAACTCGCCGATCGCCGGCGCGACGCCGAACAAGTCGCTCTGCTGAAGGACCGCGACCGCATTGCACGGGACCTGCACGACCTTGCGATCCAGCGGCTGTTCGCCACCGGCATCTCGGTGCAGAGCGCGCTGCGCTTCGTCGAGCACGAGGAAGCCCGGGCCCGCCTGATGCGTGCCGTGGACGATCTGGACGAGACCACCCGGATCATCCGCTCGACGATCTTCGGCCTCCGCACCGGGCGGGAGACGGCGGGCGGCGGCCTGCGTGCCCACGTCGTCCGGGCCGTGGAGGACGCCGTGCCGGTGCTCGGGTTCACCCCCTCCCTCCGCCTGGAGGGCCTCATCGACACGGACGTGCCCGCGGACGTCGCCGACGAGGTCCGGGCGGTGCTGGGGGAGGCGCTCACCAACGTCGGCCGGCACGCCCGGGCGACCGCCGCCGAGGTGGTGCTGACCGTGACCGACGGCACGGCCACTCTGTCTGTACGGGACGACGGGGTGGGCATGCCGCGCGGCGGTCGGCGCAGCGGACTCGCGAACCTCGCCGATCGCGCGGAGAAGCTGGGCGGACGGTTCTCCGTCACCGCTCCGCGGGAGGGCGGCACGTGCGTCACCTGGTCAGTGCCCCTCACCCGTCGATGA
- a CDS encoding DUF4132 domain-containing protein: protein MSTPLVWHPATHDHELALDGTTLRCRKSDGRLLPSVPRAVRGSSTGGKLSELRDRLVRHEEECGATVESWLLAGIPVPAALLARVWPDPGWRSALAHLVVAVGGRTGLLTEVDEDGRTGLVAADGTPHTPPVGPVSLPHPVLLSEAERWRRLLDEREEAQGVPQLAREIHRRPDGAEPGATGLDDYAGGEFAELRHATARAARYGFVMRGGFASVRIAEDGVGLQARYWLGADDPGLPANTGRLLWVDASERPVPLAEVGPVAWSEGVRMAELIHAGRTTDER from the coding sequence ATGTCGACTCCACTCGTGTGGCATCCCGCCACCCACGACCACGAACTGGCTCTGGACGGAACCACCCTCAGATGCCGCAAGTCCGACGGCCGCCTGCTGCCGTCGGTACCCAGAGCCGTACGCGGCAGCTCGACGGGCGGCAAACTGTCCGAGTTGCGCGACCGGTTGGTGCGGCACGAGGAGGAGTGCGGGGCGACCGTGGAGTCCTGGCTGCTGGCCGGCATACCGGTGCCCGCCGCCCTGCTGGCCCGCGTGTGGCCCGACCCGGGCTGGCGGTCCGCGCTGGCGCACCTCGTGGTGGCCGTCGGCGGGCGGACGGGCCTGCTGACGGAGGTGGACGAGGACGGACGTACCGGCTTAGTGGCCGCGGACGGTACGCCGCACACCCCGCCCGTGGGCCCCGTGTCCCTGCCGCATCCGGTGCTGCTGTCCGAAGCGGAGCGGTGGCGGCGACTGCTCGACGAGCGCGAGGAAGCCCAGGGCGTCCCGCAGCTCGCCCGCGAGATCCACCGCCGGCCGGACGGCGCGGAGCCCGGCGCCACCGGCCTCGACGACTACGCCGGGGGCGAGTTCGCGGAGCTGCGGCACGCCACCGCCCGCGCCGCCCGGTACGGCTTCGTCATGCGCGGCGGGTTCGCGTCGGTGCGTATCGCCGAGGACGGCGTCGGTCTCCAGGCCCGCTACTGGCTGGGGGCGGACGACCCCGGCCTGCCCGCGAACACCGGCCGCCTGCTGTGGGTGGACGCCTCGGAACGGCCCGTCCCGCTGGCCGAAGTCGGCCCCGTGGCCTGGTCGGAAGGCGTACGTATGGCAGAGCTGATCCACGCGGGAAGGACGACCGATGAGCGCTGA
- a CDS encoding glycoside hydrolase family 65 protein → MSDDWTWTYEGYDPRQERLREALCTLGNGNFATRGAAPESGADEAHYPGTYAAGVYNRLTSTVSGRQVENEDMVNLPNWLPLRFRARPRGAAPGRWLTTADADPVAYRQRLRLRTGVLERSAVFTDAEGRRIGLAETRLVHMGVPHLAALRTILTPLGWSGELEVEAALDGSVTNSGVARYRSFAGRHLTRVHTGSDGPDTVWLCCRTSASGVRIAVAARTRVVAGDVTGSRPVRHGDCGIARLLFVRAVAGEPVTVEKTVALSTSRDPAIADPLRTAREHASRSPDFTALLASHTAAWDHLWQRTGLCVPGEAGTILRLHLFHLLQSLSPHITHLDAGVPARGLHGEAYRGHVFWDELFVLPYLNLHLPEVSRALLDYRHRRLPVARRAAAAAGYRGAMYPWQSGSDGREEAQEVHLNPRSGRWLPDHSRLQHHVGLAVAYNVWQYGQATGDTAYLYGRGAETVLEVARFFADLTVWDPAYGRHRIRGVLGPDEFHDAYPDAGRPGLDDNAYTNVLAAWVLARALELLAVLPEARRRELAGRMRLGEEETTRWEEVSRTLHVPFHRDVISQFEGYGELTEFDWAGYRSRYDDIRRLDRILESEGDSVNRYQASKQADVLILGYLFSPAELGDLFGRLGHRFDDELWRRTVDYYLARTSHGSTLSSLVHGWVLARARRSTAWTYCLEALSSDVADIQGGTTGEGIHLGAMAGTLDMVQRGLTGLVIREDALWLDPVPVPQMSEYVLRLRYRGHRGIELRLRAGRLHVDVPQSAEPPLTLVLPDRTVTVGPGESRRLRLPDA, encoded by the coding sequence GTGAGCGACGACTGGACCTGGACGTACGAGGGTTACGACCCGCGGCAGGAACGGCTGCGGGAGGCGCTGTGCACGCTGGGCAACGGCAACTTCGCCACCCGCGGGGCCGCTCCCGAGTCCGGTGCCGACGAAGCCCACTACCCGGGCACGTACGCCGCCGGCGTCTACAACCGTCTCACCTCCACCGTCTCCGGCCGTCAGGTCGAGAACGAGGACATGGTCAACCTGCCGAACTGGCTGCCGCTGCGCTTCCGCGCCCGCCCGCGCGGCGCGGCCCCCGGCCGCTGGCTGACCACCGCTGACGCCGACCCCGTCGCGTACCGGCAGCGTCTGCGGCTGCGAACCGGCGTACTGGAGCGCAGCGCGGTCTTCACCGACGCCGAAGGGCGCCGGATCGGGCTGGCCGAGACCCGCCTGGTCCACATGGGCGTACCGCACCTGGCAGCCCTGCGCACCATACTGACCCCGCTCGGCTGGTCGGGAGAGCTGGAGGTCGAAGCGGCGCTCGACGGCTCCGTGACCAACTCCGGCGTCGCGCGGTACCGCTCGTTCGCCGGCCGCCACCTCACCCGCGTCCACACCGGCTCCGACGGTCCCGACACCGTGTGGCTGTGCTGCCGTACGAGCGCCTCCGGCGTGCGTATCGCCGTGGCGGCCCGCACCCGCGTCGTGGCGGGTGACGTCACCGGCTCCCGGCCCGTACGCCACGGCGACTGCGGCATCGCCCGACTCCTGTTCGTACGGGCCGTGGCCGGCGAGCCGGTCACCGTGGAGAAGACCGTGGCGCTGTCCACCTCGCGGGACCCCGCGATCGCCGACCCGCTCCGGACCGCCCGTGAACATGCCTCCCGGAGCCCGGACTTCACCGCTCTCCTGGCCTCCCACACCGCCGCCTGGGATCACCTGTGGCAGCGCACCGGTCTCTGCGTACCCGGGGAGGCCGGGACCATTCTGCGGCTGCACCTCTTCCACCTGCTGCAGAGCCTCTCCCCGCACATCACCCACCTCGACGCCGGGGTGCCCGCGCGCGGCCTGCACGGCGAGGCGTACCGCGGGCACGTCTTCTGGGACGAGCTGTTCGTGCTGCCCTATCTGAATCTCCACCTGCCGGAGGTCTCCCGCGCCCTGCTCGACTACCGCCACCGGCGCCTGCCCGTGGCCCGCCGGGCCGCCGCGGCGGCCGGGTACCGCGGCGCCATGTATCCCTGGCAGAGCGGCAGCGACGGCCGCGAGGAGGCCCAGGAGGTGCATCTCAACCCGCGCTCGGGCCGCTGGCTCCCGGATCACAGCCGACTGCAGCACCACGTGGGCCTGGCCGTCGCCTACAACGTCTGGCAGTACGGGCAGGCCACCGGTGACACCGCGTACCTGTACGGCAGAGGCGCCGAGACGGTACTGGAGGTGGCGCGCTTCTTCGCGGACCTCACCGTCTGGGACCCGGCGTACGGCCGCCACCGCATCCGCGGGGTGCTCGGCCCCGACGAGTTCCACGACGCCTACCCGGATGCCGGCCGGCCGGGCCTCGACGACAACGCATACACCAACGTCCTCGCGGCCTGGGTGCTGGCGCGCGCGCTCGAACTCCTCGCCGTGCTGCCCGAGGCGCGCCGGCGCGAGCTGGCCGGGCGGATGCGGCTGGGGGAGGAGGAGACGACGCGCTGGGAGGAGGTCTCCCGCACCCTCCACGTGCCCTTCCACCGCGACGTGATCAGCCAGTTCGAGGGCTACGGCGAGCTCACCGAGTTCGACTGGGCCGGCTACCGCAGCCGCTACGACGACATCCGCCGCCTCGACCGGATCCTCGAATCCGAAGGCGACTCGGTCAACCGCTATCAGGCATCGAAGCAGGCTGACGTCCTCATACTCGGCTACCTCTTCTCCCCGGCCGAACTCGGGGATCTCTTCGGCAGGCTGGGTCACCGTTTCGACGACGAGCTCTGGCGCCGCACGGTCGACTACTACCTGGCCCGCACCAGTCACGGCTCGACCCTCTCCAGCCTCGTGCACGGCTGGGTGCTGGCCCGGGCCCGTCGCAGCACGGCCTGGACCTACTGCCTGGAGGCGCTCTCCAGCGACGTGGCCGACATCCAGGGCGGCACCACCGGCGAGGGCATTCACCTCGGGGCCATGGCAGGCACACTCGACATGGTCCAGCGCGGCCTGACGGGACTGGTGATCCGTGAGGACGCGCTGTGGCTCGACCCCGTGCCGGTGCCGCAGATGTCCGAGTACGTGCTGCGCTTGCGCTACCGGGGCCACCGCGGCATCGAACTGCGCCTGCGCGCCGGCCGGCTCCATGTCGACGTCCCGCAGTCAGCAGAGCCGCCGCTGACCCTCGTCCTGCCGGACCGCACCGTCACCGTCGGGCCGGGCGAGTCCCGCCGGCTCCGGCTTCCCGATGCCTGA
- a CDS encoding HAD family hydrolase — MPAAAPGEPAGTHPARLGPRLDGLHAVVFDTDGVITDSARIHAAAWQLAFDAALRARPPADPALRGPFDPVEDYRRHVDGKSRIDGAQDFLAARGMALPLGGPADPPGTGSVWAVAAAKERAFTTCLAEHGVAAFPGSVQLLDRLRRAGLPCAAVSASRHARDLLLRAGAGDYFACLVDGTDSARLGLKGKPAPDLFLEAARRLGTEPHDAAVVEDALAGVEAGRAGGFALVIGVDRTGTGAGAADLERRGAHLVIRDLSELLDP, encoded by the coding sequence ATGCCCGCTGCCGCACCCGGTGAACCGGCCGGCACCCACCCTGCACGGCTCGGGCCGCGGCTGGACGGTCTGCACGCCGTGGTGTTCGACACCGACGGTGTCATCACCGACTCGGCCCGGATCCACGCCGCGGCCTGGCAGCTCGCCTTCGACGCGGCCCTGCGCGCCCGCCCGCCCGCCGACCCGGCGCTGCGCGGGCCGTTCGACCCGGTCGAGGACTACCGGCGGCATGTCGACGGCAAGTCCCGCATCGACGGTGCGCAGGACTTCCTTGCGGCACGCGGGATGGCTCTGCCCCTCGGCGGGCCCGCAGACCCCCCGGGCACCGGCAGCGTGTGGGCGGTGGCCGCGGCCAAGGAGAGGGCCTTCACCACCTGCCTTGCGGAACACGGAGTGGCGGCGTTCCCGGGCAGCGTACAGCTGCTGGACCGGCTGCGCCGGGCCGGGCTGCCGTGCGCGGCCGTCTCCGCCTCCCGGCACGCCCGGGACCTGCTGCTCCGCGCCGGTGCAGGGGACTACTTCGCCTGTCTGGTCGACGGCACGGACAGCGCCCGGCTGGGCCTGAAGGGCAAGCCCGCGCCGGACCTCTTCCTCGAAGCCGCCCGCCGGCTGGGGACGGAGCCGCACGACGCCGCCGTCGTCGAGGACGCCCTCGCCGGCGTCGAAGCGGGCCGGGCCGGTGGCTTCGCCCTGGTGATCGGGGTGGACCGCACCGGCACCGGGGCGGGCGCCGCGGACCTGGAACGTCGCGGCGCGCACCTGGTGATCCGCGACCTGTCGGAGCTGCTCGACCCGTGA
- a CDS encoding pyridoxamine 5'-phosphate oxidase family protein, translated as MRAEPGDQLVVESPATGAAGRDGEIVGVRHADGTPPYEVRWSDTDEVTLVCPGPDAHVRGPGHPPRGEAESGRSRTDRTGERASAEPHATTQVRPPHPGDIGRRVSAERRRRGLSREETAHRAGMAPEYLAYLEEQAADPTATCLARLAGVLGTTPVALRGGGGIDRPPGQGQALRHPRIRDLGPDECRRLLSASGVGRVAVSTPQGPAVVPVNYEVVDESIAYRTVPDSAPAAAVGSEVAFEVDHLDEDMGQGWSVLVVGPARVVTDPGAVRRLAEGAHSAPWAGGEREMWVSIRPRRITGRRVTEDGQ; from the coding sequence ATGAGAGCCGAACCAGGCGATCAACTCGTGGTGGAGAGTCCTGCTACCGGAGCCGCCGGACGCGATGGCGAGATCGTCGGAGTCCGCCATGCGGATGGCACGCCTCCCTACGAGGTGCGCTGGTCGGACACGGACGAGGTGACGCTCGTCTGTCCCGGGCCCGACGCACACGTCCGCGGCCCCGGGCACCCGCCCCGGGGCGAAGCCGAGTCCGGCCGGTCGCGTACGGACCGCACGGGGGAGCGGGCAAGCGCCGAGCCGCACGCAACCACGCAGGTCAGGCCGCCCCATCCCGGTGACATCGGCCGTCGCGTGTCCGCGGAGCGCAGACGCCGGGGGCTGAGCCGGGAAGAGACGGCCCACCGGGCCGGAATGGCGCCGGAATACCTGGCATACCTCGAAGAACAGGCCGCCGACCCGACGGCGACCTGCCTCGCCCGCCTGGCCGGTGTGCTGGGCACGACCCCCGTCGCGCTGCGGGGCGGCGGCGGCATCGACCGGCCGCCCGGCCAGGGGCAGGCGCTCCGGCACCCCCGGATACGGGATCTCGGCCCGGACGAGTGCCGCAGGCTGCTGTCCGCCTCCGGTGTAGGGCGGGTAGCGGTCTCGACACCGCAGGGCCCGGCGGTGGTTCCGGTCAACTACGAGGTCGTCGACGAGTCGATCGCCTATCGGACCGTGCCGGACTCGGCTCCGGCGGCAGCCGTGGGATCGGAGGTCGCTTTCGAGGTCGACCACCTGGACGAGGACATGGGCCAGGGCTGGAGCGTGCTGGTCGTCGGACCTGCGCGAGTGGTGACCGACCCCGGCGCCGTAAGGAGACTGGCCGAGGGCGCCCACTCCGCACCGTGGGCCGGGGGCGAACGGGAGATGTGGGTCTCGATCCGGCCCAGGCGCATCACCGGACGCCGCGTCACGGAGGACGGACAGTAG
- a CDS encoding universal stress protein: MTTRHVVVGVDGSDPSMAAVRWAAAEAAARRSSLRIVHAEASSMSSRQAAPGGSLHEEWVRDRIATACRETAERYPEVEISGGATSETAVKALLDEAQDGELLVLGSRGIGAASGFFTGSVALPVVAHATGPTVLVREDWHPDTADGELPVVVGVDLDHGFDPVLEFAFATAHRTGSLLRVVHMWRRSSIYAYPSALPDPKVGSDLRTVAQENLDSALAGWRARYPEVEAERVLLDGEVAPRLLEESAGAQLLVGGRRAHKHRMFPTLIGPVTHALMHHATAPVAVVPHE, translated from the coding sequence ATGACAACGCGGCACGTGGTGGTCGGCGTAGACGGCTCGGATCCGAGCATGGCGGCGGTCCGGTGGGCGGCGGCGGAAGCGGCCGCGCGCCGCAGCTCCCTGCGTATCGTCCACGCCGAGGCGTCGTCCATGAGTAGCCGGCAGGCCGCCCCGGGCGGCTCACTGCACGAGGAGTGGGTCCGGGACCGGATCGCCACCGCGTGCCGGGAGACGGCGGAACGGTATCCGGAAGTGGAGATCAGCGGTGGCGCGACGTCGGAGACGGCGGTGAAGGCACTTCTGGACGAGGCGCAGGACGGAGAACTTCTCGTCCTGGGGTCGCGGGGCATCGGTGCGGCCTCGGGCTTCTTCACCGGAAGTGTGGCGTTGCCGGTGGTTGCGCACGCCACCGGGCCCACCGTCCTCGTACGGGAGGACTGGCACCCGGACACCGCGGACGGCGAGCTCCCCGTGGTGGTGGGGGTGGATCTCGACCACGGGTTCGACCCCGTGCTGGAGTTCGCATTCGCCACCGCCCACCGGACCGGCAGCCTGCTCCGCGTCGTCCACATGTGGCGGCGCTCGTCCATCTACGCCTACCCGTCGGCACTGCCCGACCCGAAGGTCGGCTCGGATCTCAGGACCGTGGCGCAGGAGAACCTCGACTCCGCCCTCGCCGGCTGGCGGGCACGCTATCCGGAGGTGGAGGCGGAGCGCGTCCTGCTGGACGGCGAGGTGGCGCCGCGTCTGCTGGAAGAGAGCGCCGGCGCTCAACTGCTCGTCGGGGGACGCCGTGCACACAAGCACCGGATGTTCCCGACGCTGATCGGCCCGGTGACGCACGCCCTGATGCACCACGCCACCGCACCCGTCGCCGTCGTCCCGCACGAGTGA
- a CDS encoding DUF1876 domain-containing protein — MTHSVKWNVGLHLFEEAGTTRARVVLDTSTGRFTGHGDAHRNPADPDVPEIGDELAAGRALDDLGRQLVDVARRDVEAVEASGRDARPGDGWPSPDRM, encoded by the coding sequence ATGACGCACAGCGTGAAATGGAACGTCGGCCTCCACCTCTTCGAGGAGGCGGGGACGACGAGGGCGCGCGTGGTGCTGGACACCTCGACCGGGCGGTTCACCGGGCACGGGGACGCGCACAGGAATCCCGCGGACCCCGACGTGCCCGAGATCGGTGACGAACTGGCCGCCGGCCGGGCGCTGGACGACCTCGGCAGGCAACTGGTGGACGTCGCCCGGCGCGACGTCGAGGCGGTCGAGGCTTCCGGGCGGGATGCGCGCCCGGGCGACGGCTGGCCGTCCCCGGACCGGATGTGA
- a CDS encoding response regulator yields MTGPDGFAASAAAPIRVFLLDDHDVVRRGLRDLLEDEPDIRVAGEASTAEEAVARGPALRPDVAVLDVRLPDGDGIAVCRELRSRMPDLPCLMLTSFDDDEALLDAILAGAAGYVLKQIKDSDLVAAVRTVASGQSMLDPATTGRLLDNLRGEPEESGEEGALSGLAPREREILGLIGEGLTNREIGERLYLSEKTVKNNISRLLSKLGVERRIQAAVIASEAGVRPDGDGTREG; encoded by the coding sequence GTGACCGGACCGGACGGGTTCGCCGCCTCCGCCGCGGCACCGATCCGGGTCTTCCTACTGGACGATCACGACGTGGTGCGGCGCGGGCTGCGGGACCTGCTGGAGGACGAGCCCGACATCCGGGTGGCGGGAGAGGCGTCGACGGCCGAGGAGGCCGTGGCCCGCGGCCCCGCGCTCCGGCCCGACGTGGCGGTCCTCGACGTCAGGCTCCCGGACGGCGACGGCATCGCGGTGTGCCGGGAGCTGCGCTCCCGGATGCCGGACCTCCCCTGCCTGATGCTCACCTCCTTCGACGACGACGAGGCGCTGCTGGACGCGATTCTGGCGGGGGCCGCGGGCTACGTACTCAAGCAGATCAAGGACTCCGACCTGGTTGCGGCCGTGCGCACGGTCGCCTCGGGGCAGTCGATGCTGGATCCGGCCACGACAGGCCGGCTGCTGGACAACCTCCGGGGCGAGCCCGAGGAGTCCGGGGAGGAAGGGGCGCTTTCCGGCCTCGCGCCCCGGGAGCGGGAGATCCTCGGCCTGATCGGCGAAGGACTCACCAACCGCGAGATCGGCGAGCGGCTCTACCTCTCGGAGAAAACGGTCAAGAACAACATCTCCCGGCTGCTGAGCAAGCTCGGCGTGGAGCGCCGCATCCAGGCCGCCGTCATCGCCTCGGAGGCGGGCGTGCGGCCGGACGGCGACGGTACCCGGGAGGGCTGA
- a CDS encoding CBS domain-containing protein, whose product MNHSPYLVSDVMTQTVVAVGPEASFKEIAETMRKWRVSALPVLEGDGRVTGVVSEADLLPKEEYRDSALSVADRDRRPEGIVKAGAVVARDLMTTPAVSVRADATLAEAARAMALRRLKRLPVVDGEGHLTGVVSRGDLLKVFLRSDQDIAEDVQRQVLDPLFPLGGATVHAQVDKGVVTLTGWFRNTSLVPLAARMARAVEGVVDVGFRLERPDGAPGEDAQERRREATSPGYEGDDGPGDATAPPPAEPT is encoded by the coding sequence GTGAATCATTCGCCGTATCTGGTCAGTGACGTCATGACGCAGACGGTCGTGGCGGTCGGGCCGGAGGCTTCTTTCAAGGAGATCGCAGAAACGATGCGGAAGTGGCGGGTCAGCGCGCTGCCCGTGCTGGAGGGCGACGGCCGGGTCACGGGCGTGGTGTCGGAGGCCGATCTGCTGCCCAAGGAGGAGTACCGCGACAGCGCGCTGTCCGTGGCGGACCGGGACCGGCGGCCGGAGGGCATCGTGAAGGCCGGTGCGGTCGTCGCGCGTGACCTCATGACCACACCCGCCGTCTCGGTACGGGCCGACGCCACCCTCGCGGAGGCCGCGCGGGCGATGGCGCTGCGGCGCTTGAAGCGGCTGCCGGTCGTTGACGGTGAGGGGCACCTGACCGGCGTCGTCAGCCGCGGCGACCTGCTGAAGGTCTTCCTCCGGTCCGATCAGGACATCGCGGAGGACGTGCAGCGGCAGGTCCTCGACCCCCTGTTCCCCCTCGGCGGGGCCACCGTGCACGCGCAGGTCGACAAGGGTGTCGTGACGCTCACGGGCTGGTTTCGCAACACCTCGCTCGTGCCGCTGGCGGCGCGGATGGCGCGGGCGGTCGAAGGCGTCGTGGACGTCGGGTTCCGGCTGGAGCGACCCGACGGCGCGCCCGGCGAAGACGCGCAGGAACGCCGGCGGGAGGCGACCTCTCCGGGGTACGAAGGGGACGACGGCCCCGGAGACGCAACCGCCCCACCGCCGGCGGAGCCGACGTGA
- a CDS encoding cation-translocating P-type ATPase C-terminal domain-containing protein, with protein sequence MLQRPLERKRTAGAFIAVVTLVVGVWARETGRSWQSMMFLILGATQLGVALGSRARPGSMANPFLLVAVGAALGLQVAGVYLPPLRELLGTEPLPLTDLVIVCAVSGLGHVAMRLQARLWPERPPSGGPPRPQRR encoded by the coding sequence GTGTTGCAACGACCACTAGAACGGAAGCGTACGGCGGGGGCCTTCATCGCCGTCGTGACCCTGGTGGTCGGCGTCTGGGCCCGGGAGACCGGCCGGTCCTGGCAGTCCATGATGTTCCTGATCCTCGGCGCCACGCAGCTCGGCGTGGCGCTCGGCTCCCGGGCCCGTCCGGGCAGTATGGCCAATCCGTTTCTGCTGGTCGCGGTCGGCGCAGCCCTGGGCCTCCAGGTCGCCGGCGTGTACCTGCCGCCCCTGCGGGAGCTGCTGGGCACGGAGCCGCTTCCGCTCACCGACCTGGTGATCGTCTGCGCGGTGTCCGGCCTCGGCCACGTCGCCATGCGCCTCCAGGCCCGGCTCTGGCCGGAACGGCCACCGAGCGGCGGCCCGCCGCGTCCGCAACGGCGTTGA